One Candidatus Peregrinibacteria bacterium DNA segment encodes these proteins:
- a CDS encoding helix-turn-helix transcriptional regulator: protein MTTTKTIGAKIKAWRAIKDLTQDELAKKADLPYPTLVKIESDAVQNPSIDTVTKIAAGLGIGVDDLIK from the coding sequence ATGACAACCACAAAAACAATCGGAGCCAAAATTAAAGCTTGGAGAGCAATAAAGGATTTAACTCAAGACGAACTGGCTAAGAAGGCTGATTTGCCTTATCCAACGCTTGTTAAAATAGAATCGGATGCTGTTCAAAACCCGTCGATTGATACGGTTACGAAGATTGCGGCTGGACTCGGTATCGGCGTTGATGACTTAATAAAATAA
- a CDS encoding DNA adenine methylase, whose translation MLLAQKNQVSLFGEELKVHNLPKTQYLGSKERLVKWIFDNAPLNFNSFFDAFSGTSVVGHYFKNKGKRVVSNDFLKFNHHISRALIENGNTTLDDDDLILLFSKNKSAGSLIEDIFTDVFFEREQAIFLDNFRANIDLLGNEYKKSLAFTVMNRALTRKILLGHFAHLSALRYSRDPSRIKRNPTIARPLKDLFLELVPEYNNAVFDNGQKNESYCDDTIKLIKNLKDIDLVYFDPPYCGCHPDYQAFYHFLETFVEYWKDKEFVNGTKQYYPKKQSGFVSKKEIVDSFNSLFSASKHIPNWLISYNSESYPEKNTMINLINKYKKVKIFEYEYQNHYGGKGSKKGTKEYLFYCYE comes from the coding sequence ATGCTTTTAGCACAAAAAAATCAGGTATCTCTTTTTGGAGAAGAGCTAAAAGTGCATAATCTTCCAAAGACTCAATATCTTGGTAGTAAGGAGCGCTTAGTAAAATGGATTTTTGATAATGCTCCTTTAAATTTTAATAGTTTTTTTGATGCATTTAGTGGCACTTCGGTTGTTGGGCACTATTTTAAAAATAAAGGGAAAAGGGTTGTTTCAAATGACTTTTTAAAATTCAATCATCACATCAGTAGAGCTTTAATTGAAAATGGCAATACAACGCTAGATGATGACGATTTAATTCTGCTTTTTTCCAAAAACAAAAGCGCTGGATCTTTAATAGAAGATATATTCACAGATGTTTTTTTTGAGAGGGAGCAAGCCATCTTTTTAGATAACTTTAGGGCGAATATTGATCTTTTGGGAAATGAATATAAGAAATCGCTTGCCTTTACTGTAATGAATAGGGCTTTGACAAGAAAAATTTTATTGGGTCATTTTGCTCATTTGAGTGCTCTTCGCTATAGCAGAGACCCTAGTAGAATAAAGAGGAATCCTACAATTGCTCGCCCGCTCAAAGATTTATTTTTAGAGCTTGTGCCAGAATATAACAACGCAGTATTTGATAATGGGCAAAAAAATGAATCTTATTGCGATGATACGATTAAGTTGATTAAGAATTTAAAAGATATTGATTTAGTTTACTTTGATCCTCCTTATTGTGGGTGCCATCCCGATTATCAGGCCTTTTATCATTTTTTAGAAACTTTTGTGGAATACTGGAAAGACAAAGAGTTTGTTAATGGTACAAAACAGTATTATCCAAAAAAGCAGAGCGGTTTTGTCAGTAAGAAGGAAATTGTTGATTCTTTTAATTCACTTTTTTCAGCAAGTAAACATATTCCTAATTGGCTTATTTCCTATAATAGTGAGAGCTACCCTGAAAAAAATACGATGATTAACCTTATTAACAAATACAAAAAAGTTAAGATTTTCGAGTACGAATATCAAAATCATTATGGGGGAAAGGGGTCAAAAAAGGGGACAAAAGAATATTTATTTTATTGCTATGAATAA